From Marivirga harenae, one genomic window encodes:
- a CDS encoding nucleoid-structuring protein H-NS, with the protein MNKLKSIFRLSALCLILSAGLFACKSSKKVADASKDTATTEEQQEKPDNVSVNLGEAGTSENAKDKKISEEELSRKLSEYFNAIANSSDNTAQANRNINEAKSMFASPDVPVLIIINESADGLKDYDQPTNILDYMNYLKDQGKNLNEIYKVKTNDKGRIMELELIRK; encoded by the coding sequence ATGAATAAATTGAAATCTATTTTTAGGCTCAGTGCCTTATGTTTGATTTTGAGTGCAGGCTTATTTGCTTGTAAGAGTAGTAAGAAAGTAGCGGACGCATCTAAAGATACGGCCACTACCGAAGAGCAACAGGAAAAGCCTGACAATGTCTCAGTGAATTTAGGGGAAGCGGGCACTTCAGAAAATGCCAAAGATAAGAAGATTTCTGAGGAGGAATTATCTAGGAAATTAAGTGAATACTTCAATGCGATTGCCAATTCTTCAGATAATACGGCCCAAGCCAATAGGAATATTAATGAAGCAAAATCTATGTTCGCATCTCCTGATGTGCCTGTGCTCATTATAATTAATGAATCCGCTGATGGTTTGAAGGATTACGACCAGCCAACAAATATTTTGGATTACATGAACTATTTAAAAGATCAGGGTAAGAACCTGAATGAAATCTACAAGGTGAAAACTAACGATAAAGGTAGAATCATGGAACTTGAATTGATTCGTAAATAA
- the floA gene encoding flotillin-like protein FloA (flotillin-like protein involved in membrane lipid rafts), whose protein sequence is MALNSIILLVAILVGIWLFLFIFPVNIWITAIFSGVKINLLELVFMRFRKVPPVLIANSMINATKAGILDVTTEEMETHYLANGNLPNVIKALIVADKANLRLTFKQATAIDLAGRDVLQAVQVSVTPYVIIVPAITGVSLDGIQLVAVARVTVRTNLERLVGGAGEETIKARVGQGVISCIGTAKTYYEVLENPENISKKVLADGLDSGTAFEILSIDIADIDIGKNIGAFLQIDQAAADLNIAKAKAEKRRAMAVALEQEMLARVQKAKASVIKAEAEIPVALSGAFRTGRFY, encoded by the coding sequence ATGGCATTAAATTCTATTATCCTACTAGTTGCCATTTTGGTCGGCATATGGTTATTCTTATTCATATTTCCTGTTAATATCTGGATTACTGCCATTTTCTCAGGGGTTAAGATCAATTTACTGGAATTGGTATTCATGAGATTTAGGAAGGTACCACCAGTCCTTATTGCTAATTCGATGATAAACGCGACAAAAGCAGGAATTTTGGATGTTACCACTGAAGAAATGGAAACCCACTATCTCGCCAATGGAAATCTACCCAATGTGATTAAAGCTTTGATCGTAGCAGACAAAGCAAATTTAAGACTGACTTTCAAACAGGCAACAGCAATAGATTTGGCAGGCAGAGATGTTTTACAAGCAGTTCAGGTATCAGTGACTCCCTATGTAATCATTGTACCTGCCATTACTGGGGTATCGCTAGATGGAATCCAATTGGTAGCTGTGGCAAGGGTAACCGTTAGGACTAATCTGGAGAGACTTGTTGGTGGTGCAGGAGAAGAAACCATAAAAGCAAGAGTTGGACAAGGTGTTATTTCATGCATTGGAACTGCGAAAACTTACTATGAAGTATTAGAAAACCCTGAAAACATTTCCAAAAAAGTATTGGCCGATGGATTAGACTCGGGTACAGCATTTGAAATCTTATCTATTGATATAGCCGATATCGACATCGGAAAAAATATTGGAGCTTTCTTGCAGATCGACCAAGCAGCTGCTGATCTCAATATCGCTAAAGCTAAAGCCGAAAAACGAAGGGCGATGGCAGTCGCGCTGGAGCAGGAAATGCTGGCTCGTGTCCAAAAAGCAAAAGCTTCAGTAATCAAAGCTGAGGCTGAAATACCTGTTGCTTTATCTGGAGCTTTTAGGACAGGTCGTTTTTATTGA